Proteins encoded within one genomic window of Prosthecobacter fusiformis:
- the hisC gene encoding histidinol-phosphate transaminase, whose translation MSIWNYANPQLKDLVAYEPGKPIEDVARELGLKPEDIIKMASNENPLGPSPKAITAMQEAVKDVHIYPDGASYRLREALAKKFDLEMGNIIIGCGSNEIIEFIGHAFLQPGDNIITAKHAFLVYKLMAKVFGAETIEVDDPGYVHDLDAMAAAVTPKTKKIFIANPNNPTGTLVTQEAIDRFMDQVPPHVVVVFDEAYYEFLDNPPDTLKYVREGRNVVVLRTFSKIQGLAGTRVGYGIGNKELIDVLQRTRQPFNINSIAQAGALAGLLDQEHQDKTKAITDEGRAYLQAQFEAMGLEYIPSYANFVLVKVGDGNAVFKAMMQKGIILRAMASYKLPEWVRISVGTMEQNQKCIAELKGVLGK comes from the coding sequence ATGTCCATCTGGAACTACGCCAACCCGCAGCTTAAAGACCTCGTCGCCTATGAACCTGGGAAGCCCATCGAGGATGTGGCACGGGAGCTAGGTCTGAAGCCGGAGGACATCATCAAGATGGCCTCCAATGAGAACCCTCTGGGGCCTTCGCCAAAAGCAATCACAGCCATGCAGGAGGCAGTGAAGGACGTACATATTTATCCAGACGGAGCTTCCTACAGACTGCGCGAAGCTCTGGCGAAGAAATTTGACCTGGAAATGGGAAATATCATCATCGGCTGTGGCAGCAATGAGATCATCGAATTCATCGGCCACGCATTCTTGCAGCCAGGGGATAACATCATCACCGCCAAACATGCCTTTTTGGTCTATAAGCTGATGGCCAAGGTCTTCGGTGCAGAGACCATCGAGGTGGATGATCCTGGGTACGTCCATGATCTGGATGCCATGGCTGCGGCAGTGACGCCAAAGACAAAAAAGATCTTCATCGCCAACCCAAATAATCCCACCGGGACACTGGTGACCCAGGAGGCCATCGACCGTTTTATGGACCAGGTACCCCCGCATGTGGTGGTGGTCTTTGATGAGGCGTACTATGAGTTCTTGGACAACCCGCCAGATACGCTGAAGTACGTGCGTGAAGGTCGCAATGTGGTGGTGCTGCGGACGTTCTCAAAAATCCAGGGACTCGCCGGTACTCGCGTAGGCTACGGCATCGGCAATAAGGAACTCATTGATGTGCTGCAGCGCACACGGCAGCCATTCAATATCAATTCCATCGCCCAGGCAGGTGCGCTGGCTGGACTGCTCGACCAGGAGCACCAGGATAAAACGAAGGCGATCACCGATGAAGGCCGCGCCTATCTCCAGGCGCAGTTTGAAGCCATGGGCCTGGAATACATCCCCAGCTACGCCAATTTTGTGCTGGTGAAGGTGGGAGATGGCAATGCGGTCTTCAAAGCCATGATGCAAAAGGGCATCATCCTGCGCGCCATGGCCTCCTACAAGCTGCCTGAATGGGTGCGCATCTCCGTCGGCACAATGGAGCAAAACCAGAAGTGCATCGCCGAGCTGAAGGGCGTGTTAGGGAAATAA
- a CDS encoding Uma2 family endonuclease, giving the protein MRSWADICADKSLQDLPYKIETNRFDQIVMSPANNWHSDYQSEIAFLLRKLMPDGRALSEVAVQTTDGVKVPDAAWISLERFRPYRRASYLPVAPEVCVEVVSPGNRKYEIQGKMQLYFAQGAQEVWLCDDQGNMEFFLHDSEGPVAKSRLCPDFPLKIGWE; this is encoded by the coding sequence ATGAGATCCTGGGCTGACATCTGCGCTGACAAGTCTTTGCAAGACTTGCCCTATAAGATCGAGACGAACCGGTTTGATCAGATCGTTATGAGTCCTGCAAACAATTGGCACAGTGATTATCAAAGTGAGATCGCCTTTCTCCTGCGGAAACTGATGCCGGATGGGCGTGCGTTAAGCGAGGTGGCGGTGCAGACCACAGATGGAGTAAAAGTGCCTGATGCTGCGTGGATTAGCCTTGAACGTTTTCGTCCATATCGTCGCGCTTCATATCTTCCGGTGGCTCCTGAAGTCTGTGTGGAGGTTGTTTCCCCTGGGAATCGGAAGTATGAAATTCAAGGCAAAATGCAGCTCTACTTTGCCCAAGGAGCCCAAGAAGTATGGCTGTGCGATGACCAGGGAAACATGGAGTTTTTCCTGCATGACTCAGAAGGCCCTGTGGCCAAATCCCGCCTCTGCCCGGATTTTCCTTTAAAGATCGGCTGGGAATGA